Part of the Urocitellus parryii isolate mUroPar1 chromosome 2, mUroPar1.hap1, whole genome shotgun sequence genome, AGGAGAGTGGTAAGAACTGAGGAAACCTAGGAGCTAGGATGCATATGAGGCATATCTACCCTCTgacctcctccacccccacctcatCAGGCCGTCCATCCGAGTCCACAGTTTCCGTGTATGGCTTGTTCTGGATTCGATTCAGGTCCTCATGTAGCCCATCCAGCAGGAAAGCCATGAACTCCTGGGCATCGTGCTGGGCATAGCCTGTGAACTGGCTGGCCTTGCTTGCCACAATGGCCTGGATGCAGGGACCAAGGTATGAGTGTAAAACTTTAGCACCCACTGCACTCACATTTGGTTgatcctccccaccctctccaaccAAGAGTGAGAATGGCCACAGATCACCttcaacttggaaggctgaaagGCATGGTGAGTGCCCTTCCACAGGGCCCGGAGCAACACAGCAAAGCCAATGGCCAGACGTCCACCTGTCCCCAGTGGGTTGTTGTAGTTGATCTCTGCCTCAAAGGAACGGTCTAGGAAAGCAAAAAAAGGAGTGAGGAATAAAGGTACCCCTTCTGCCCATACCTCAGGCTCCTGGCCCTGTTCTCACCATGGAAGAAGTCCCGAAGTTCCCGAGTGTTGGAAAGAGACTGAATGACACTGTTCATGAAGCAAGTGTTGCCTAAGTTGACAAGACCAGTGAAACCTGGCAGACAcaccttcttctcttcctcctcctcctcctccacgcTATCTCCACTCACAGGGCTGTGGGGCATTGGAGGTACCATACATGTGGGCTTGGGCTGTGGGAGCAAATGGGCCATGAGAGATCATCCCTGAGGCTCTTCAGCCTCCACTCTTAGCCCTTCCCAACCCAAGATTCTCACCGAGGCCAGGTGTGGCTCTGGCTTTGGGACAACATGCTCCAAGGTTGTGCGGGTCACCAAACCATCCAGCCCTGTGTCCTCGGATCGAGCCTTGGATTTATCTTTCTCCATAGCCCGGGCTTCCTCCTGGCCTGTTAGGGGGTGAGGGGTACCTCCCGGAGGGGTTGAATCCAGAGGTGTTGGACCTGTCGGCACGGCAACCTTTGCACCACCCACTGCACCTTAAAAAGGGGGAATGAGGGGGCTGGTGGTTAGCAGCATGTGGCAGGGATGGGGGTCACAGTCACGCAGGGTTAGGCAATGAAGGGAGCTCGTGTGCAGACCTCGTGCAGCTGGGGCCTCCAGCCCCCCCCAGCGCTGACTCTGACGCTTATGGAGACAGATGTCGATGCGAGAGGCCGTGAAACAGAAGGTGCAATGTTCTGGCTCAATCAGGTTCCTGCAGGAAAAGGCTGAGCTCAGGAACTTAGGTAGAGAAGGTATCAGGTTAGACAGATCAGGAGGAAGGAGCCCCAGGTGGGACAGGCACAGTAGTGGAGCCGGGCACCACCCACCTGAGCTTCACCTGCCAACGGAAGATGGTGTGGGGCCCACAGCCCGGATGCAGCCTCAAGAAGTTTCCATCCCTGCAAATGCAGGGCAAAAGGAACAATAAAAACGAAAAAGCATGAGGCATATGGTCCCATTTGAGGCATACCATCTGCCCCGGCTCCTGCCCACCACCAACCTGGTCTGGAATATGAGTGTGAAGTCCTGTTCACGGAAAAGTACTCGAGAGGTATCCCTGTGGATCTCCTTCACGTACACGTGCACCACCACTGAATCCGGGCCCTTCTCATATGAGTCATTCTTGACAAATGCCAGGTTCACCATGGACTCAGGCTCTATGTTGAGACCATGGCTCAGTACCACCCAGGATAGGTTTCAGTCTACGGCTACTCTACTCCCTACCAGCCCATTAATCCTGCAACCTAATTGGGGTTCTGcctgcccatccccagccccacctttacCATCCACCAACGTTGCGGCATCTGTTGCTACTGTCATCTCTTCTTTGACATGGTCATCTTTCCCAGGGTCTCTGATCTTGGCCACTGCTGGGGAGACTGGGTCATTCCTGGGGGACACTGACTTCTCTCCTGCCAAAAGGGCTAAATTCTTCTCTGAGCCTAGGAGGCAGGTTTGCGGATTCAGTGGTGGTACACAGAGCTGTTCTTCAGCCTCAACCTATTTGTAGCAAGATTGTGGGCAGGATCAGCCCTAGGTCCAACAGGTGGCCCCCACTCCAATCCATACTCCTTCCCCCCATCTCCTAAGACCCAAACAGGCACCTAGTTCTCACCTGGGGGGCTGGATCAGCCAGGAAGGGTGGGGCATCACCCTGGGGTCCAGGGCCATCCCTGGACCCTTCCCCCTCTGGCCCTCTGCAGAGATGTACAGCCCTCTTGGCGCTGGGCCCTGCCTGGGCCCCGGGGCCAGCCCCTGAGCCTACCTCACCACGGCCCTGGGCCCGCTTCTGGTTCCGGGCCTCCTGCTTAGCCCGGCGGGGCTCAGGGCCTGGGTCCAGGGCAATGGGAGACAGTTCCTGCCCATTCTCCTGGCACCGCAGCATGGGCACCAGCTCCTGGGTCCCTAGAGGTTTCTTCTGCCAAAAATATAATAGTGAGGCCCTGAAGACTGCACTGTGTatccccacccttcccttcacTAGAACTTACCAGGAGAGAGGGCCACGTAAGCAGAGGCACCTTCTTGGGTAATGCTAGCTGTAGGATTCCACCTTTACGGGCCTGAACTTTGGCGCAAGAACTTTCTATTTCAGCATAAAGGACACCATCCCACTGCCGACCATCTAGAGACAAAGGAGCAGCAGTGATGTGGGGTGGAGGATATCAAAGAATTCAAATACACTATTGTAGTCAAGGCAGATGGACACACCTGGAAGCCGCACCACACAGTTGGTGTCTGTGAAAACAGTATCCACTTCCTCCAGCCGCAAGGGACCTACTCCCACACGCAGCTTGACAATTACCTCATTTTCATTCTGTCCCCAATCAAGTAACAACTCTGTAAGGGGAATGATAAAAGATCACAAGGAATTCACAAGCTGCTGATAATAGATCCAACCAAAATGGGACTTCTCCAGATGGGAGCTAAATTCCCAGTACTCCATCTCCTCCCTTAGTATTCAAAAGTCCCATTCATTACTTACCCTCTTTGGTATGCTCCTCTTTTGGAGTGGGCACTGACCctgacaacaaaataaagaacagTGAGGAAATGATGAGGAGCCAGTCCCAAAGACCCTACCACATCAAGACACCATTGTCTGGATCTCAATCAAGGACCCCAGGCTCAAAGCAAGAGCTTTACTCAGGCTGGTATGGGGCCTTCTCTGAGTATCAGACCAAGACAAAGCAGCAAAACAGTCATCTCCCAATCTGTGTGCCCAGTAAGAGGGAAGGAGGCCATGAACACTCTGAGAATGCCATTCCCACCTCTCCTAGGATCTCCATCCTTGCTCTCCTGGTTTGCTCTATCCTTCTGCTTCTTCTTACTAGTGGCCTCCTCCAGTCCTGGGGGCCCTCTCCTTGGGCCTGTGGCACTGGCCCCGCCAGACATTCTGAGCCGCTTGGTTGACAGCCAGAGTGTCCCGGGGTCGGCAACAGCGTCTGGGTCAGGGCTGCGGCGCTTTCTTCCTGGCCCAGCTATTTTGGCAACTCTTTGTGGCCAAATTCTCCAACAAGGAACCAACAGCCTAATGAAAAAAGATCAATCATCTCTGTCAAGGCCCAACAACATGCTCCTTGACTATAGCCAGGGCTTAGCAACCCAGGACACTCCTAACTCTAATATCTCCTTACCACCTAAAGTAACCCTGGATACTCTCAGACTATTCtgaagagagaataaataatgCAAGTAGCAGCAATCACTTCTGGCCAAGGCTCCTATATACCTGCCATAAGGACCCACAAAGTTGGAAGCCTCACAAGGAGGTGCCAGGTCAAAGCAGTCATGGCCCGGGACCAGGATCCTCCTCTGGACAGGAGCCATGGCTCCAGCCTACGGGCCTGGCTGGCGCTCTAAGTAGGGTGCTCCCTTTTTCTTCACTCTCACTTGCTGCTTAGTCACCACTGGAGAAGTAGGTGTAGGAGGAAGGCAGAAAAGGCAGAGACGGTCAAGCAGCAGGAAGCCCAGGCTCTGTAGGTCCAGCCCAGTGCTGCCACTACTCAGAAAAGGTCCTGATGCTAAggtgccccacctgcctcctgtcAGCTCCACCTTTGTTGTGAAAGTGGTTGTTTTATTACTTGGTCTTTCCCCATCCCCAAAGGGATTCCTCTTCTCAACTGCAGAGATGGGCTAACTACAGTGCTAAGGCATGATGGGCATCCAGCTTGAAATTAGAACATCATCATGTTCCTACCCAAGTCCCTTCACTTATCAGCTCTAAGCCACAGAGACCTACTACCCAGTTTCTAGCAGACCTTTCAGTGGATTCTGGGCCACATATCCATCCAAAATGAAGTTATCAAATCCAGATACTAAAACAAGGTCGGGGAAGAACCATGAATCTTGGATCCCTGGAAGGGTCATGACCGGCTTAAGCAAGTAGCAAGACAGTGACTAGTCTGTTactgtgggggtggggctgggaactGGAGGTGGTAAGATACTCTTCAATAGGCAAAATGTGGCATTGGTATGAGGCAGGTCCAGATTTGGAGAGTGTACACCTCCTTCCGCCTCCTTATATCCAAGGCCCAAGTAGAGGGTCGCTAACCTCCCACTATGCTCCAGCGCCGTGGAGGCGGGAATAGAGCTGTCTAGAGACCCGAGCTGGCCTTACAGGGCTGCGCAGAGCTACTGACCACAGACCAGCGCCCCAACAGGGCCGAGACCCAGCTCGAATCTTCGAAAccccactgccaccacctcctccaggaagccaccCTAGCTCGCCGCTAATCTTCTTTGTGGAGGGAGGCCGGCCACGGACGAAGTGTAACGGCTCCGCCGGCATCAGTAGTCCCGGCACTCCGCGGGGCTCAGAAGTCAGGGCTGGCACAGCCCATGACCTTGAACAGGCCGCCGGGGGCCAGCACAGCGGCCTCTCCGCTGCGACCAAACTGGCGAGTTGAGGCCCGCCCCACTCACCGAGCTACACCACCGCCGCCAGCCCTCTTCGGGCCCTGGCAACCCGCTCTCGATTCCGGTTCCGGCGTCAGGTCGGTTCCGGTTCCGGCGCGCCCCTCCCCCGTCCCGGCCCCGCGGCCGCCGCCTTAGCAGCTGGTTTTGTTTCGACTTCTAGTTACGGCCCCAAGAGGCGGAGCGCCGAACTGGTGACGCACTTCCGGCGGGAGAGGGCTCGCGACAACTGGAAGCTCCGGGGCGGGTCCTAGCGGAGGAGGAGGGGCTCCGATGCTTAGGCAGAGCCAGTGGACCTGTGGAGGTTCTGCGCAGATCCCGCCCATCCCAAAACAGAGTCCAGACGACACTGTGAGGGTTCACACTGGTTTATTGGGAGCCCTGACAGGCTGAGAGCTCTTTAATGTGAAGGCGTGCAGAGCGGGGCTGGGGACTGGGATAGGCTCTAGACAAGGGGTCACTGGCAAGTGTTGTAGATCTGGACCTGCAGATTGATGGCTTGAAGCACACTGCGCATCCTGGCCTCCAGCCCGTCCAGCTGTGCAGCCTTGCCCTCCAGTGCACGTTCGTTCTCTTCATAGGTGCCCTCCAGTTCTAGTAGGGGCATGTATCAACTTAGGGGCCCTTTTCCCACAGTCCCACCTCTTTGGTTCCTCCCTGCCACACTTCTCACCCTGTAGTCGCTGCAACTTGTCCTGAGCAGCCTGCAACAGACCCCGAGCTTCTTCTCGCAGTTGTTCTGCCCTGGCCTGTGCAGCCAGCACACCCTGGGCCTTGCGCTCAGCCAGGGCCCTCACAGTTTGGTACTGATCACCCACTGGGCCCTGCAGCAGCTGTAGATGTAGAAGGCAGCATTGGTATGCTAGCCCAGTAGAGGCTCAACCATCATCCCTACCTTCTTCAGCAGGTTGTCTCAGCCcacctgctcagcctcccaagcacggCTCTGGGCACTGCCTGCTGTTTCTTCGGCTGTAGAAGCTGCCAGACTATTTCCTGCCCGTTTCAGTTTCAGAGCCTCCAGGAGAGCATCCAGTTGCTGAGCCCGCTCACCTGCAGAGCTCAGTGCCTGCTCTGCACCTGCCATTCTTTCCTGTACCTGCCATGAATAGGCCCAGGGTTAAACAGATCTATGGTACATGCCCATAATCTTGCCCCTCTGATGTCCTAGGGAGACTACACCTGGTGCAGAGTCTGCTCTGTATGGTGTGTGTCAGCCACTGCTCTCTGGATGGCACCCTGGGCAGCACCCTGTGCCCGCTGAGCCTCTTCCAGTGCTGCCTGTACTGTTTCTGCCTTCTGTTTCTCACCTTCAGCCCGGCTCCTTGGGAAAAGGGGGAATTAGGGCTTGAAGGTATCAGAATCCCATGTCAGGAATAGGGATCAGGATTGGGGTCAGACCTTGCCCGCTGTGCATCCTGCAGTAGCTGCTCAGTCCGACGCACATCCCCCACAGTACGTGCCAGGATTGTGTCTACATCTGCCAGGCTTCTAACCCGTTCTGCAATCGCACCTGCCAGGTGCTGGATCTGATCTGGTGAAGCTGGGATAGAGAGCTCCAGTACTTGTGTAGCCACCATCTCAATGCTATCAGGATCAGCACCCTcctctacagggacacagacaaaAGCTTAAAGACAGATTCTTCAGCATGAATATGGGGACATAATCTTGGTGTGGACTCTGGATCATACATGAAATAGGAGTTTGTTAATAGGTATAAGGATGTAAGCACAGGGATGGGGACTATACAAAAGGCACAGACCCAGGGACATGGACTGAAGGATCACATATGGGCAATGATTTATAGGCTGGACATGGGGTCAGATATAAGACAACTACAAGCCCTGAGACCCACATTAAACCTAAAAAGAACATAGACACAGGGGAGACTTACGGCTAAGAAAGTCTTTTACACTCTGGATAAGTTCTCGAAGTTCCTGGTTGGCCTGTTCCACTTGTCCCCTGGAAGCATTAGCCTTGTCCAGGGCCTCCTGGGCCCGCCGCTGTGCCTCACCTGCTTGCCGTCGAGTCTCAGCCACTCGGCTGAGGATGCCATCACCTTCTACTAGTGCACGCTGTAGCTCTGCCTGTGTGTGCCGGGCCCGGCCCAATGCTAGGTCTGCTGTGGCTGCAGCCCCGCTGCAGCCAAGACCCCCACAGCGGAGCTGCCCATCCTCATCCCGGCAGCCGGCACCCCCACAAGGGCTGGTAACACAAGGTGCATCCCCTGGGGCCCCACACACCTGCCAGACATAGAAGAAGTTAGGGCTCTGTGAGAATATCCATACTTACCTATCACCCCACCTGACTTGCATCTCACCAGTTCATTTATGACAGTCAAGCTCAGGGTGCGAGCATGGTCAGAGAGTTTGCCCAGTGCTCGCTGGTTGGCCAGATGTTTTTGGTTGAAGTCTTCCCTCTGGCCATCCATTAGCACTTCTGTCTGATGCCGGGTATCTGCTGAGTTGCTCACAGAGCTAGGCACTAGCAGGGCTGAGGTATTGGCACGACGTTCTGCCTCTTCAGACTGGATATAGGCATGGTGGATGCTGTCATAGGCACCTAAGTTGGGCAGAGGCAGGCAGTCAGCTGAATATCAACCCTAGCCCTCCTGCCTATTTGACCAACTACTTACCTAAGAAGTTTGAATGCTTGAGCAGGTCCAGATGCTGGTGAAGCTGACGTAGTGTGAGATTAAGTGCAAGTCCATCTCGCTCTAGACCACTGAGTTCATTGTTGGCATTGAAGTTCTCATCCTGCACATCTGTCAACTTGGCCTCCAGCTGAGTCAGGTGCTCAGTGGCCTCCCCAATTTCATGCCTGCATCAATGGATGTCTGTTTAGAGAGGCTTCAGCCTGGTGCACTATACCTTTGCCCCATCCCACCATGTATCCTCTAACTCATCCGCACCGCAGCTCCTCTGTGGCCTCCACAAGCTGCATAGTAGAGGCAGCTGAGGTGTTGTGGGCACCCACAATGGCctgcaccatgcccagcttctcctGCATGTGCCAAAAGCTGCTCTCAAAGGCACCCAGCACACCGGTCTGCTGGAGTTCCTGTGCCCACTGCTCCAGGCGCCGTGTACGGGCAGCCAAGTCCTGTACCACACGGTCCCAATCCCCAAAGCATGCATGGCAAGGGTGGCATGAAGGAAAGACACCAGAAAAGCCCCGGGCACACTGATCACAGCGCACACCAGACACGCCTGGGCGGCAGCTACAATGGCCTGTGGAGCGGTGACACTGAGGTGTGTCTATTCCACGAGGGTCACAATCACAGGCTGCAGGAAAAGGCAGAATACAGAGTTAGGGCCCCTGTGGAGCATCCTAGAGAGTCCTCCATCCACCCTGGCTCCCCAACCACCTCACCACGGCACTGCAACCCAGGGTCTCCCCAGTGGAGTTCTTGGCACTCTGAACAAGTCTGCCCGCCAAAGCCAGCACGACAGTGACACTGCCCTGTGAACTAGGGTGGAAACAGAGCAGGAGTCAGAGTCTCCATCAGAGGCTGAGCCCCTGAGATGAGGCAGACATCAGGGACCATCTACCCAGAGATCTACAGAAGGGTTCCATACCTGATTGCAGGTGGGGCCTCTGGCTCGGCTTAGGTGGCAGGCACAAGGCTGGCAGCCGTGGCTACTAGTAAGGTTCCAAAAGTTGGGGGCACAGTGGTCACAGCTAAGGCCTTGGACATTGGGGAGACATGGACACTGCCCACTGCTTGGATCACAATGGCACTGGTCAGTGGATGGGCAATGCTGGGGATCTGTGCCCAGTGGATTGCAGGTGCAGCCTGTGCCAGCAAGATGAGCACAATAGTCAATGAGAGCTCAAACAGTGGAACCCCACCCCCACTATTCCTTCCCATGTATATACTCACGGTGACAACTCTGTCGGGCAGCCTGACCATGGAAGCCAGGCTTGCAGTGGGCACACTGTGGCCCTTCTGTGTTGTGTAAACAGCGCACACATTGCCCCGTGTGGGGGTCACAAGCATCAGGGTCCATAGGGTCAATGTTCCCACTGCATTCACATGGTTGGCATCTGCCACCTGGCCTTGATGGATCCCCAAAGTGCCCAGGGGCACAAGCTTCACACCGTGGCCCTGCCCACAGTCAAGGGGAAACCATGAGTGCTCAGCCCAGCCACTTCACACTGATCCCATGCCTGCCCCCTACCCACTTACCTGTGTAGCCTAACTGGCAGTGGCACACAATGTGCTGGGAGTAGCCATCCCGGTGGCAAGAAGTAGCAAAGTGCCTTTGGCTTCCAGGGCCTTCAGGGCAGGGACAGGGCCGGCACTGGCCCCCATATGGCAGCCGTGGATCCCCATGGAAGCCAGCAATGCACCTGTAgggaagtaaagaaagaaatgggtcATCCCCAGACAGCCTTCCTACCCACCAACCTACTCATAGACTCTCCAGGCTCACCTTTCACAGTGCTCACCCACTGTGTGATCACGGCAGCCCAGGCAAATGCCTGTGTGGGTGTCACATTCATCAGCATGCTCATTGCAGACACATGGCCGGCAGCTAGGAAATCCCCACTGGCCACGCTGGCAGTGGTCACAACGAAGCCCAAAGGCACCAGTGCGGCAGGGACATTGCCCACTAGTTCCTTCACATAGGCTGCTGAGTGCCCCTTCAGGACTGCACTGGCAGGCTGTGGGCAGTGCAAAGTCTGAACTGAGGGAAAGGGCCTAAGGAGAGTCTGTGTTGGATCAGGGTGGGAAGGTCAGGGAATGGAAGAGAACTGTAAGTGACTCAGGGCTAAGATTTAGTATGGGGTCCAAGGCAGAGTtagaggaaggaagcagagccagatggaggagggagaacagtagtgggaaggagagaaaagaatagaagggAACAAGGAGGAGGCAAGTACCTTGACAGCCGATGGGGCCAAAGCCATAGTAGCCAGTGGCACAGAGGTCACAGCGGCGTCCAGCCACTCCAGGTTTGCATTGGCACTGGCCACCATGAGGGTTGCACTCAGAACTCAGTGAACCTTGAGGGTCACACTGACAAGCTGTGGGACAGGGGTGCAAATCAAGCTGGGCCTCCACTTCTGCCCCACCGACCCATGTCACGGGTACTCACGCAGGGCACCGTTGTATATCAGAGTAGACAGGCTAATGAGGAGGGGGGCACAGGCCTCGGAAGGAGGGACCTTGCCAGGCACCAGACCTTCTTCATGACATCGATAGCGTTCAAAGGTGGCACGGCGCTCCAGGGCAGCAGCATCACCCCCACTGAACATTTCTAGCACCAGGACACGGGGCAGCAACACCAGCTGAAGAGATGAACAAGAGTATAACTCACATCAAGGACCACAATGGAACTTCCAAAGTAGTGCCATGGGCTTGTTAGCCCTGATACCACCATGAGCCTGCTTCTTCTGTCACAAACCTCTCATttccaccaccactaccaccacaagACCCATCCCACAGACCCTGCCATCTTGGTTGGTATGGGCAAGAGTTCACCGAGTCAATGAGTAGGTCAGGTCCAGAGTAGGAGGTCTCAGGCTGGGTGCTTCCTCCTGTTCGTAACAGCTTCAGATGCAATTTGTAAGAGGTGCCAGGCTCAAGGCAAATAGGTCTAGGAAGCATCATGTACCTGGAGGAAAGCAGGAATAAGATAGGAGGTTATCCTTGATCCTCATATCCATCATTCTGGACCTCTCACACCCCATTTGCAGCAACCAAACCTTGGCCAAGGCAGAGACTATGGGTGAgacaggctgggctgggctggactGGGCCAGGTTACACCAGGCCAACAGATAGCTGCTGGATACCTCAGAGATCTGTACAGAGGATTCCCATAAATATGGCTCTCTAGAATCATACACCTGGGCAGACAAGCTCATTGGAAACACTCATACAGCCTTTCCGCACTCCACAGCATTTCCCCAGCATAAAAACTTACCAATTTTTCTTCAACAACTACTTTGATCTTCTGCTTACCCTGACCTACAACCTATAACCTCTGCTAATTTTCAGTAACACTACATCACTTTCTCTCTGTGTTCTAGGTCATTCCCATCATCCTGTGAACCCATACTTTGGTTCTTTTATCtcactgaaattcttttttttttttttaaagacacatttaTTCAGCGTCATGATCAGACTATTACATTTAGCAATCAACAGCatgagtgcaaaaaaaaaaaaaagtctacattaaAACCCTTTGTTGGAATGCTTTACACTTTCCacagaacagaaactaaaataaccTGTTATACAATTAGTCACAAATACAGTCCTCGAGTTTTTTTGCCCATACACATGAATATTGTCTAAACCATGTCTTTGTAGCAGCTAGGCCCTGCCACCAATGTGCTTGGCTGAGTTCACAAATCTGTTGTAACCTGTAGCTTCCCTGTCACTTCTctggctctcctctcctgctAAGCTTTGTTTCCTGGCAGTATTAAAACCTTCTGCCACTGCCatagctactgctgctgctggaacCACCATAGCCATCTTGGTTTCATGGTTTGGCAA contains:
- the Usp19 gene encoding ubiquitin carboxyl-terminal hydrolase 19 isoform X13, whose amino-acid sequence is MPAEPLHFVRGRPPSTKKISGELGWLPGGGGGSGVSKIRAGSRPCWGAGLWLLVPCWRIWPQRVAKIAGPGRKRRSPDPDAVADPGTLWLSTKRLRMSGGASATGPRRGPPGLEEATSKKKQKDRANQESKDGDPRRGSVPTPKEEHTKEELLLDWGQNENEVIVKLRVGVGPLRLEEVDTVFTDTNCVVRLPDGRQWDGVLYAEIESSCAKVQARKGGILQLALPKKVPLLTWPSLLKKPLGTQELVPMLRCQENGQELSPIALDPGPEPRRAKQEARNQKRAQGRGEVGSGAGPGAQAGPSAKRAVHLCRGPEGEGSRDGPGPQGDAPPFLADPAPQVEAEEQLCVPPLNPQTCLLGSEKNLALLAGEKSVSPRNDPVSPAVAKIRDPGKDDHVKEEMTVATDAATLVDEPESMVNLAFVKNDSYEKGPDSVVVHVYVKEIHRDTSRVLFREQDFTLIFQTRDGNFLRLHPGCGPHTIFRWQVKLRNLIEPEHCTFCFTASRIDICLHKRQSQRWGGLEAPAARVGGAKVAVPTGPTPLDSTPPGGTPHPLTGQEEARAMEKDKSKARSEDTGLDGLVTRTTLEHVVPKPEPHLASPKPTCMVPPMPHSPVSGDSVEEEEEEEKKVCLPGFTGLVNLGNTCFMNSVIQSLSNTRELRDFFHDRSFEAEINYNNPLGTGGRLAIGFAVLLRALWKGTHHAFQPSKLKAIVASKASQFTGYAQHDAQEFMAFLLDGLHEDLNRIQNKPYTETVDSDGRPDEVVAEEAWQRHKMRNDSFIVDLFQGQYKSKLVCPVCAKVSITFDPFLYLPVPLPQKQKVLPVFYFAREPHSKPIKFLVSVSKENSSVSEVLDSLSQSVHVKPENLRLAEVIKNRFHRIFLPSHSLDTVSPSDMLLCFELLSPELAKERVVVLEVQQRPQVPSIPISKCAACQRKQQSEDEKLKRCTRCYRVGYCNQLCQKTHWPDHKGLCRPENIGYPFLVSVPASRLTYSRLAQLLEGYARYSVSVFQPPFQPGRMALESQSPGCTTLLSNSSLEAGDSEKDSTQPPELQLVTSVAEGDTGVPQVWASPDRCPVPSTSGISSEMLTSGPIEGTSLPPVERVSRPEAAVPGYQHPSEAINAHTPQFFIYKIDASNREQRLEDKGETPLELGDDCSLALVWRNNERLQEFVLVDSKDLECAEDPGSAGEAARAGHFTLDQCLNLFTRPEVLAPEEAWYCPQCKQHREASKQLLLWRLPNVLIVQLKRFSFRSFIWRDKINDLVEFPVRNLDLSKFCIGQKEEQLPSYDLYAVINHYGGMIGGHYTACARLPNDRSSQRSDVGWRLFDDSTVTTVDESQVVTRYAYVLFYRRRNSPVERPPRAGHSEHHPDLGPAAEAAASQGLGPGQAPEVAPTRTAPERFVPPVDRPAPTYSNMEEVD
- the Usp19 gene encoding ubiquitin carboxyl-terminal hydrolase 19 isoform X14, with translation MPAEPLHFVRGRPPSTKKISGELGWLPGGGGGSGVSKIRAGSRPCWGAGLWLLVPCWRIWPQRVAKIAGPGRKRRSPDPDAVADPGTLWLSTKRLRMSGGASATGPRRGPPGLEEATSKKKQKDRANQESKDGDPRRGSVPTPKEEHTKEELLLDWGQNENEVIVKLRVGVGPLRLEEVDTVFTDTNCVVRLPDGRQWDGVLYAEIESSCAKVQARKGGILQLALPKKVPLLTWPSLLKPLGTQELVPMLRCQENGQELSPIALDPGPEPRRAKQEARNQKRAQGRGEVGSGAGPGAQAGPSAKRAVHLCRGPEGEGSRDGPGPQGDAPPFLADPAPQVEAEEQLCVPPLNPQTCLLGSEKNLALLAGEKSVSPRNDPVSPAVAKIRDPGKDDHVKEEMTVATDAATLVDEPESMVNLAFVKNDSYEKGPDSVVVHVYVKEIHRDTSRVLFREQDFTLIFQTRDGNFLRLHPGCGPHTIFRWQVKLRNLIEPEHCTFCFTASRIDICLHKRQSQRWGGLEAPAARVGGAKVAVPTGPTPLDSTPPGGTPHPLTGQEEARAMEKDKSKARSEDTGLDGLVTRTTLEHVVPKPEPHLASPKPTCMVPPMPHSPVSGDSVEEEEEEEKKVCLPGFTGLVNLGNTCFMNSVIQSLSNTRELRDFFHDRSFEAEINYNNPLGTGGRLAIGFAVLLRALWKGTHHAFQPSKLKAIVASKASQFTGYAQHDAQEFMAFLLDGLHEDLNRIQNKPYTETVDSDGRPDEVVAEEAWQRHKMRNDSFIVDLFQGQYKSKLVCPVCAKVSITFDPFLYLPVPLPQKQKVLPVFYFAREPHSKPIKFLVSVSKENSSVSEVLDSLSQSVHVKPENLRLAEVIKNRFHRIFLPSHSLDTVSPSDMLLCFELLSPELAKERVVVLEVQQRPQVPSIPISKCAACQRKQQSEDEKLKRCTRCYRVGYCNQLCQKTHWPDHKGLCRPENIGYPFLVSVPASRLTYSRLAQLLEGYARYSVSVFQPPFQPGRMALESQSPGCTTLLSNSSLEAGDSEKDSTQPPELQLVTSVAEGDTGVPQVWASPDRCPVPSTSGISSEMLTSGPIEGTSLPPVERVSRPEAAVPGYQHPSEAINAHTPQFFIYKIDASNREQRLEDKGETPLELGDDCSLALVWRNNERLQEFVLVDSKDLECAEDPGSAGEAARAGHFTLDQCLNLFTRPEVLAPEEAWYCPQCKQHREASKQLLLWRLPNVLIVQLKRFSFRSFIWRDKINDLVEFPVRNLDLSKFCIGQKEEQLPSYDLYAVINHYGGMIGGHYTACARLPNDRSSQRSDVGWRLFDDSTVTTVDESQVVTRYAYVLFYRRRNSPVERPPRAGHSEHHPDLGPAAEAAASQGLGPGQAPEVAPTRTAPERFVPPVDRPAPTYSNMEEVD